Proteins from a genomic interval of Zingiber officinale cultivar Zhangliang chromosome 2A, Zo_v1.1, whole genome shotgun sequence:
- the LOC122042894 gene encoding RING-H2 finger protein ATL58-like, translated as MSCGSSDPPTYCSAASPELKLYQAFIFSVPVFFTFVLLLLFYLSYLQRRRAHWQSLRLRAAQLSRGETSRRPGSGIKKELREMLPVVVFKESFLIRETQCSVCLGEYQSDDRLQRIPHCGHTFHVDCIDHWLASNTTCPLCRVSLLPTTKFTSSISDHTAIAMEHGVLDPQPLERPTNSRLVSSENEAFDAQNGVNGFAGSRREVEQHTNVQQGSVAIVIEASGSV; from the exons ATGTCTTGTGGCTCCTCAGACCCACCTACATACTGCTCAGCTGCTTCTCCTGAGCTGAAGCTCTACCAGGCCTTCATCTTCTCGGTTCCGGTCTTCTTCACCTTTGTCCTCCTGCTTTTGTTCTATCTGTCCTACTTGCAGCGCCGCCGGGCGCATTGGCAATCCCTCAGATTGAGGGCCGCCCAGCTCAGTCGAGGAGAAACATCGAGA CGGCCGGGGTCGGGCATAAAGAAGGAACTGAGAGAGATGCTTCCGGTAGTTGTGTTCAAAGAGAGCTTCTTGATCAGAGAGACACA ATGCTCTGTGTGCTTGGGGGAGTATCAGTCGGATGATCGCCTTCAGAGAATACCTCATTGTGGCCACACTTTTCATGTCGACTGCATTGATCATTGGCTTGCATCCAACACCACGTGTCCTCTCTGTCGAGTTTCGCTGCTTCCTACAACCAAATTCACATCTAGCATTTCAGATCACACGGCCATAGCAATGGAACATGGGGTCTTGGACCCACAACCATTGGAGAGGCCGACTAATTCAAGACTTGTTAGCTCTGAAAATGAAGCATTTGATGCACAAAATGGTGTCAATGGATTTGCAGGTTCCAGGAGAGAGGTTGAACAACATACAAATGTTCAGCAAGGGTCAGTGGCAATTGTAATTGAGGCCAGTGGAAGTGTCTGA